One Salarias fasciatus chromosome 22, fSalaFa1.1, whole genome shotgun sequence DNA segment encodes these proteins:
- the LOC115409280 gene encoding uncharacterized protein LOC115409280 isoform X2, translating into MSESSERLPPEVRQMLSSMEQDVSFAIQTDALLIELAQVLFEKYKDDPSKQDFIRQNLRDMGRLRLALHKKSLLGFADALRVHSFFRVVDAVKSMAGFDENKQSFEKPSLALNLGNLLKRIAILVITSRDSEKSLVRHAKLFIKRFATDWFELVSQPAIISLTGRKTNSPSTIPFTRDAQAFYLYLEKTYASAIESMETSKCPKAYSTLCRVTLAQASILSKCTTEISEMTVKAFQERDSDTQVLSKHFTRVNIQNKTGQTVAVLLTSDLFRALTLLVEKRQSCGVHDANPFLFARPDCSSTSLYHAESCIRDFSSLCGAKNPQHLRSKFLYKHMARIFQILNLENDELEHLGKLLGHDIRTEQDYYRSPEAVVELAKIAKLIQAMEKGSLEGFKGNSLEEVEIEDELEPDVEQKTGDAGAEANIVTPDPLCLQRRTLEADVEQRDVSQGSSDKPSTSEKETNDTAASSQDVRVEDLANVNSPAEPFSDHEYIISDEELDESFSTLGDVSSVQQDAPHSSDDSDSDEGPKKTSGPRKSKRYYCYVCGRPQSKSSRHLFTHRNERPEIAEAFAQRKNSKARKILLAKLRKRGNDQHKEKVGQLLIQHRGANKSKEQAACIYCKAMYDHKDIWQHIQNCHKKTSSAPAKSQIVTLAADTGLPDPQHIPEDLKKMLKRLKKDEVGAVAQKDPYILQLAQYLYHTMDLKNGPASFNQKVRLMARLLLTLKKRSIQSFEEAVKPHNMDTVVEAVDEIAAQRKKATSSSRALISFKLGSLIRKIADIRYAKVVREEAAKETMQEAETFLKLCAKQWPAPPTKLRTVGAATVPFVHDVQSFYKCLVDTTASGIQSLTLYQFPQVYTALLKATLAHAAILNRKAEDISEITLASFKDTKETEFQEETAGCQSHLEHILSMHRVKINVKTNNDKEITLTLTDQLLSAFTLLMNKREACGVHESNPYLFGQPEAGPAEFHQAHSCIRFQLRRCDRKCHERLASARYCEHIVRIFEILSLTNDGLDQLAKLLGREIRTDSEFYQTPEAATDVAKLTELVLAMKNGSLGKFEGKSFEEIEIPDKLYPILEVDMSLKTGSEENSEGSEKPLQQSKTKTRRKRQCSSPKRNNSDTRTKKTKEETQGTDVLSEEDDQSAEKEVNSEKVSEKTDIDAPEEEVVPRSKRTETRIYFSDDDDEMNVDFDVDLDTDDDVRHDESRDSPATPEETDGEEDGSGTKKGDNATDDFTENHTEGEDDCVDPNWKTKTTRKGQHSSPKRKNSHTMTKKRKEETQRTDVLSEEDDQSAEKEVNSEKVSDKIDIDAPEEEEVPRSKKTETHIYFSDDDGDMNVDFDVDLDTDDDVRHDEPDEARDSPAMSEEADGEEDSSGAKKGDNAANAEEQDSVEEADEDDDCMDANCGNSSASLTPEKKNLAEVLKAMKQVKIVIPKLDISKLSNQLCGSGENDKNQTEKPSTLTAVADSPSYAKAVHMNCSCCKKSMKKGQTAFQKKGFSDVFCSKNCLFEMFPCNKQPSRKCHNCQKAITQPLDLIMAAVDTKGSMKDFCSTACLCSFKSNVVSIPTPPSLCSLCKKSSATNCELTLEGTVHKFCGDACLEDFCWENLGDCEKCRSTCRSKPLMLKFQGGTKTICSDKCLKEFAEGAIAQQQCTMCSVSQPVSKMVTSKTSGNLVELFCNRYCVVSYSLRPTSLNSPEGNTVQTRRRKEPGRQTKRKQSENTKPDATDASVPPLSSVVSVIMSRSCMDCCKCGKKLLEGETLYQPKNLEEVFCSVSCLSKKHPSMMLYLKTCYNCLQVITRPHNIILAPVDNSGTKKELCSNTCLISAQKRMNFTSVTQPHQLHYSCGMCFKRTHCKFTLTLNDKRHRLCSESCFVSFHKLNNLPETLCDVCASVCQDRKLLLTVENESKTICSDDCLFKFKEKVEAPQLCHMCQTPHQMSDMVELQNDEDGLEFFCSSRCSMMYSSLSSAIPEDLSCDENEVKDIKPLLSLDCVKEEPIDEECNQNPPASVSTLGIKNELCLKEVKISPDLTSAEASSPAEPTPTTSSDSCSACKKILMDGDTIYQKKGLPDTFCSTACLSSFQQMKQRKQACCFCFQPIAQSGDICLRAVDEDGTEKEFCSQACLSSFNHKKTGSSKILTEPLVSQSQCSMCCKYCISKREIMLKNIVYKVCSDPCYLRFCTLNNMSICEVCLRCCDAPLLLKTENSQTALCSADCVSQFKQKIETPQPCALCQTSVPISEMYENKTSDNVIELFCTKGCVTASKIQAVSASGAAFDCDKCGRTAVPACHLAMPDTTIRNFCSLACAVAFKKAQKNIAAGADSTGAPNQTQSDSHKSPQKLLCPQCQRVLKSIPKVIYMKDKLLFVCSTACSQDFQRVNIIRGTCGNCKNERSISGMKKVDGRLVSFCSDGCETLSLLELEKTCGQRLGSCSCCLARFRSAKGAGKGKEFCSQECCSKYKTLLSNMAKCDSCGHQGKLKQSLALFGEVKHFCDLKCLLHFCSKVAQKDIAELFPLQSPNTTKTSPVITSVVSLAEALMRRAKTSVASAQHDSRGTSPVITSDIPASAQNGKHSGKAKVVGHAGTQTKQKEMKNKSMLCTPLIHNKGVSCTAQTVETEVQTDKVDPSVVILPVPVYVPLPMNMYSQYTPTAVALPVPLPVPVLLPMTAAGSEPTPKETSESISGDQDLSPETEAGENDRNQTEEEEEEEPRAQQGRKEGEGTPQPVFKMDFPCCSVPERLTSNTPEEREGRQRSESPPPVLPHNGHLKEGSEPQQSPETLSDEACLRDKSTKAHKLQTQWGVDVWKSWVQWRQSQTNPGPISSAVMLKEEVLHCSAEELSEGLCCFINEVKQASGEPQTPDKLFYFCLCIQQYLFENDRTENIFSDLIYSRFSSEFTKVMKSFKPSPTGSGPVSCVEEEFLWECKQLGAYSPIVLLNTLLFFSCKYLGFTSVEQHRRLSFTYIRSSNRTKGNVKTASLRFYTPKIRAQAEPDTDGVPAKKRKKNEEKGDFVEMIENSENPLRCPVRLYKFYLCKCPQSVRERSNLFHLCPDYSCVPSSPLWFSPTPLDDATMEAMLARILAVREILQKD; encoded by the exons ATGAGTGAATCTTCTGAAAGGCTTCCACCTGAAGTGAGGCAAATGCTTTCATCCATGGAGCAAGATGTTTCGTTTGCTATTCAAACCGATGCGCTCCTCATAGAGCTGGCACAGGTGTTGTTTGAGAAGTACAAGGATGATCCCAGCAAGCAGGATTTCATCAGACAGAACTTGAGAGACATGGGAAGACTCAGGTTAGCTCTTCATAAAAAGTCCCTGCTTGGGTTTGCCGATGCTCTCAGAGTACATAGCTTCTTCAGAGTTGTTGACGCTGTCAAATCCATGGCTGGTTTTGATGAAAATAAGCAGAGCTTTGAAAAACCAAGTCTCGCATTGAACTTAGGTAATTTGTTGAAAAGAATTGCCATCCTAGTCATCACTTCGAGGGACAGTGAGAAGAGCTTGGTGAGACATGCAAAGCTATTCATTAAACGCTTTGCAACAGATTGGTTCGAACTTGTCTCTCAACCAGCCATCATTTCATTGACTGGACGGAAGACAAACAGTCCGTCTACGATACCGTTTACACGTGACGCTCAGGCTTTCTACCTGTACCTGGAGAAAACGTACGCCTCTGCGATTGAAAGCATGGAGACGTCCAAATGCCCCAAGGCCTACAGCACTCTATGCAGAGTGACACTCGCTCAAGCATCAATCTTAAGCAAATGCACAACTGAGATATCCGAAATGACTGTGAAGGCATTTCAGGAAAGAGACAGTGACACTCAAGTGCTGTCCAAACATTTCACCAGAGTCAATATTCAGAACAAGACCGGCCAGACGGTAgctgttttgttgacctctgatcTTTTCAGGGCGTTAACGTTGCTTGTGGAAAAAAGACAATCGTGTGGTGTACATGATGCCAATCCGTTTTTGTTTGCAAGGCCAGACTGCTCTTCCACAAGCCTCTATCATGCAGAGAGCTGCATCAGGGACTTTTCATCCCTCTGCGGGGCAAAGAACCCACAGCATCTCAGATCAAAGTTCCTTTACAAACACATGGCGAGAATTTTCCAGATTCTCAACCTGGAGAATGACGAACTCGAACACCTCGGCAAGCTCCTCGGCCATGACatccggaccgagcaggactaTTATCGATCCCCAGAGGCAGTTGTTGAACTGGCAAAAATTGCTAAACTCATCCAGGCAATGGAGAAGGGCTCACTTGAAGGATTCAAGGGAAATTCTCTGGAGGAAGTTGAGATTGAAG ATGAACTGGAGCCAGACGTGGAGCAGAAAACTGGGGACGCTGGTGCTGAAGCGAACATTGTGACTCCAGATCCTTTATGTCTGCAAAGACGTACGTTGGAAGCAG ATGTGGAACAACGAGACGTGTCCCAGGGCAGCAGTGACAAACCAAGCACATCAGAGAAAGAGACAAATGATACTGCAGCTTCCTCACAGGACGTCAGA GTTGAGGACTTGGCAAATGTCAACTCTCCTGCTGAACCTTTCTCTGATCATGAGTATATCATCAGTGATGAAGAGCTGGACGAAAGTTTCTCCACTCTTGGTGATGTTTCATCTGTTCAGCAGGACGCTCCTCACAGTTCTGACGACTCAGACTCTGATGAAGGGCCCAAAAAGACTTCGGGGCCCAGGAAGTCTAAGAGGTATTATTGTTACGTCTGTGGAAGACCTCAGTCCAAAAGTTCTCGTCACCTCTTTACCCACAGAAACGAACGCCCTGAAATCGCAGAAGCATTTGCTCAACGTAAAAACAGCAAAGCACGAAAAATCCTACTGGCAAAGTTAAGAAAACGAGGAAATGACCAGCACAAAGAGAAGGTCGGCCAACTGCTAATCCAACACAGGGGAGCGAACAAGTCTAAAGAACAAGCAGCTTGCATATATTGCAAAGCCATGTATGATCATAAGGACATTTGGCAGCATATTCAAAACTGTCACAAGAAGACTTCGTCAGCACCAGCTAAAAGTCAGATCGTAACTCTGGCCGCTGACACCGGGTTACCAGACCCACAACACATCCCAGAAGACCTGAAGAAGATGTTGAAAAGACTGAAGAAGGATGAGGTTGGTGCTGTTGCTCAGAAAGATCCCTACATATTGCAGCTGGCGCAGTATCTGTACCACACAATGGACCTGAAAAATGGTCCAGCAAGTTTCAACCAAAAGGTCAGGCTCATGGCTAGACTCCTGCTGACACTGAAGAAGAGGTCGATACAGAGCTTTGAAGAAGCTGTCAAACCCCACAACATGGACACCGTTGTTGAAGCCGTCGACGAGATtgcagcacaaagaaaaaaggcaacGTCCTCCAGCAGAGCATTAATCTCTTTCAAACTGGGCTCTCTGATTAGAAAAATTGCAGATATTAGATACGCCAAAGTTGTGAGAGAGGAGGCTGCTAAAGAGACAATGCAAGAGGCGGAGACATTTTTGAAGCTGTGTGCAAAACAATGGCCCGCCCCGCCTACAAAACTAAGAACAGTCGGTGCAGCGACTGTGCCGTTTGTACACGATGTGCAAAGTTTTTACAAGTGCTTGGTGGACACGACAGCCTCTGGGATCCAGTCCCTGACGCTGTATCAGTTCCCACAGGTCTACACTGCCCTTCTCAAAGCGACGCTCGCACATGCAGCAATCTTAAACAGAAAGGCCGAAGACATTTCAGAGATAACTCTTGCTTCATTCAAGGACACAAAGGAAACTGAATTTCAGGAGGAAACTGCTGGCTGCCAGTCACATTTAGAACACATCCTGTCCATGCACCGCGTGAAAATCAATGTCAAGACCAACAATGACAAAGAGATCACTCTCACTTTGACCGATCAGCTGCTGTCTGCGTTCACACTGCTTATGAACAAGAGAGAAGCTTGTGGCGTGCACGAGAGCAATCCTTACTTGTTTGGACAGCCTGAAGCGGGACCTGCAGAATTCCACCAGGCACACAGCTGCATCAGGTTTCAGCTCCGGCGCTGTGACAGAAAGTGCCATGAAAGACTTGCCTCTGCGAGGTACTGTGAGCACATTGTCAGAATCTTTGAGATTCTCAGTTTGACAAACGATGGACTTGATCAACTGGCCAAACTCCTGGGCCGTGAGATTCGGACTGACAGCGAGTTTTACCAGACTCCAGAGGCTGCCACAGACGTCGCAAAACTCACAGAGCTTGTACTGGCAATGAAGAACGGCTCCCTAGGAAAATTTGAAGGGAAATCATTCGAGGAAATTGAAATCCCAG ATAAGTTGTACCCTATTTTGGAGGTGGACATGTCTTTAAAGACTGGATCTGAGGAGAACAGTGAAGGTTCAGAAAAGCCTCTTCAGCAGAGCA AAactaaaacaagaagaaaacgtCAATGCTCATCTCCAAAGAGAAATAACAGCGATACcaggacaaagaaaacaaaggaagaaaCTCAGGGGACTGACGTGCTCAGTGAGGAAGATGATCAGAGTGCAGAAAAAGAGGTGAATTCAGAGAAGGTGTCTGAGAAGACTGACATCGATGCACCTGAAGAAGAGGTGGTTCCTCGTAGCAAAAGGACAGAAACACGCATTTACTTCAGTGATGACGACGACGAGATGAACGTGGACTTCGATGTGGATTTGGACACTGATGACGATGTTAGGCACGATGAATCCAGAGACTCTCCAGCAACGCCTGAAGAGACGGATGGAGAAGAAGACGGCAGTGGGACGAAGAAGGGAGACAATGCTACTGATGATTTCACAGAGAACCACACTGAGGGGGAAGATGATTGTGTGGATCCAAACTGGA aaactaaaacaacaagaaaaggtCAGCACTCCTCtccaaagagaaaaaacagccaTACCATgacaaagaaaaggaaggaagaaacTCAGAGGACTGACGTGCTCAGTGAGGAAGACGATCAGAGTGCAGAAAAAGAGGTGAATTCAGAGAAGGTGTCTGACAAGATTGACATCGATGcacctgaagaagaggaggttCCTCGTAGCAAAAAGACCGAAACACACATTTACTTTAGTGATGACGACGGTGACATGAACGTGGACTTCGATGTGGATTTGGACACGGATGACGATGTTAGACACGATGAACCTGATGAAGCCAGAGACTCTCCAGCAATGTCTGAAGAGGCggatggagaagaagacagcAGTGGGGCGAAGAAGGGAGACAATGCTGCGAATGCTGAGGAACAAGATTCAGTGGAAGAAGCTGACGAGGATGATGATTGTATGGATGCAAACTGTGGCAACTCTTCTGCAAGTTTAACTCCAG aaaagaaaaacttggcAGAAGTTTTGAAAGCGATGAAACAGGTGAAGATCGTGATCCCAAAACTGGACATT TCAAAGTTATCAAATCAGCTCTGTGGGTCTGGAGAAAATGACAAGAACCAGACTGAAAAGCCTTCGACGCTAACTGCAGTGGCAGACAGTCCAAGCTATGCGAAG GCCGTACACATGAACTGCTCCTGCTGCAAGAAGAGCATGAAGAAGGGACAAACTGCTTTCCAGAAGAAGGGCTTCAGTGACGTCTTCTGCTCCAAGAACTgtctgtttgaaatgtttccttGCAACAAACAGCCCTCCAGAAAGTGTCACAACTGCCAGAA AGCAATAACTCAGCCTCTGGACCTCATCATGGCAGCTGTGGATACAAAAGGATCCATGAAGGATTTCTGCAGCACAGCCTGTCTGTGCTCCTTCAAGTCCAACGTTGTCTCCATTCCAACACCGCCGTCGCTCTGCAGCCTGTGCAAAAAGTCCAGCGCC ACCAACTGCGAGTTGACCTTAGAGGGAACCGTCCACAAGTTCTGTGGCGACGCGTGCTTGGAAGATTTCTGTTGGGAGAATCTGGGTGATTGTGAGAAGTGCAGATCCACCTGCCGAAGCAAACCACTCATGCTGAAGTTTCAGGGCGGCACCAAAACCATCTGCAGTGACAAGTGTCTGAAAGAGTTCGCAGAG GGTGCCATCGCACAACAACAGTGCACCATGTGCAGCGTCTCTCAGCCAGTGTCTAAGATGGTGACCTCCAAAACGAGTGGCAACCTGGTGGAGCTATTCTGCAATCGTTACTGTGTGGTATCCTACAGCCTGCGGCCAACCTCGCTTAACTCACCAGAAG GAAACACAGTGCAAACTCGCAGGAGGAAGGAACCAGGGCGGCAAACAAAACGGAAACAGTCT GAGAACACCAAGCCAGACGCCACTGACGCTTCAGTCCCTCCACTGAGCTCTGTCGTGTCTGTCATCATGTCACGGTCATGTATGGACTGTTGCAAATGTGgaaagaagctgctggagggagagacgctttACCAGCCGAAAAACTTGGAGGAGGTGTTTTGCTCCGTTTCCTGTCTCTCTAAAAAGCATCCCAGCATGATGTTATACCTCAAGACATGCTACAACTGCCTTCA AGTAATAACTAGGCCACACAACATCATCCTGGCTCCTGTGGATAATTCGGGGACGAAGAAAGAGCTGTGCAGCAATACTTGTCTCATTTCTGCCCAGAAGAGGATGAACTTCACGTCTGTAACACAACCACACCAGCTTCATTATAGCTGCGGCATGTGCTTCAAACGCACCCAT TGCAAGTTCACGTTGACCCTGAACGACAAGCGCCACAGACTCTGCAGTGAGTCCTGCTTCGTCAGTTTCCACAAACTCAACAACTTGCCGGAGACTCTGTGCGACGTCTGCGCCTCCGTCTGCCAAGACAGGAAACTCCTCCTGACGGTGGAGAATGAGAGCAAAACCATCTGCAGTGACGACTGTCTGTTCAAGTTCAAAGAG AAAGTTGAAGCTCCTCAGCTTTGCCACATGTGCCAGACGCCTCACCAGATGTCCGACATGGTTGAACTACAAAATGATGAAGACGGGCTGGagtttttctgcagcagcaggtgttcCATGATGTATAGCTCCCTCTCCTCAGCTATACCAG aagATCTGTCATGTGATGAGAATGAAGTGAAAGACATTAAACCGCTGCTGAGTTTGGACTGT GTTAAAGAAGAGCCCATTGATGAGGAGTGTAACCAGAATCCTCCGGCCAGTGTGTCGACTCTGGGCATTAAGAATGAGCTGTGTTTGAAG GAAGTGAAAATAAGTCCAGACTTGACCTCAGCAGAGGCCTCCTCGCCTGCAGAACCCACTCCCACGACTTCGTCTGATTCCTGCTCCGCTTGTAAAAAGATTCTGATGGACGGAGACACGATTTATCAGAAGAAAGGCCTCCCAGACACATTCTGCTCCACGGCATGTCTTTCCAGTTTTCAGCAGATGAAACAAAGGAAGCAAGCgtgctgcttctgttttca GCCTATAGCACAGTCTGGGGACATCTGCCTTCGTGCAGTGGATGAAGACGGGACAGAAAAGGAATTCTGCAGCCAAGCCTGCCTTTCCTCCTTCAACCACAAAAAGACTGGATCCAGCAAAATTCTCACCGAGCCGTTGGTTTCACAGTCACAGTGCAGCATGTGCTGCAAATACTGCATA AGCAAACGAGAGATCATGCTGAAGAACATTGTCTACAAGGTCTGCAGTGATCCCTGTTACCTTCGCTTCTGCACCCTGAACAACATGTCCATCTGTGAGGTCTGTCTTCGCTGCTGCGACGCGCCACTCCTGCTGAAGACGGAGAACAGCCAAACAGCACTCTGCAGTGCAGACTGTGTGTCTCAGTTTAAGCAG AAAATCGAAACTCCGCAGCCGTGCGCTCTGTGTCAAACGTCCGTTCCGATATCGGAGatgtatgaaaacaaaaccagtgATAACGTCATCGAGCTCTTCTGCACCAAAGGCTGTGTGACGGCGTCCAAGATCCAGGCCGTCAGTGCCTCAG GTGCTGCCTTTGATTGTGATAAATGCGGTCGGACCGCGGTGCCGGCTTGTCATCTGGCCATGCCAGACACCACCATACGGAACTTCTGCAGTCTCGCCTGTGCCGTGGCTTTCAAG AAAGCCCAGAAAAATATTGCCGCTGGGGCAGACTCAACAGGAGCCCCGAACCAAACTCAAAGCGATTCCCACAAATCTCCACAGAAGCTGCTGTGTCCACAGTGTCAGCGCGTCTTAAAAAGTATCCCCAAAGTCATCTACATGAAG gacaaactgctgtttgtgtgcagcacCGCCTGTTCTCAAGACTTTCAAAGAGTCAACATCATCAGGGGCACGTGTGGAAACTGTAAGAATGAGCGGAGCATCAGTGGCATGAAGAAAGTCGATGGCCGACTCGTCTCCTTCTGCAGTGACG GATGTGAGACGCTGAGTCTCCTCGAGCTGGAAAAGACGTGCGGTCAGCGCTTGGGCTCGTGTTCCTGTTGCCTCGCGCGCTTCAGGTCGGCAAAGGGCGCCGGCAAAGGAAAAGAGTTTTGCTCTCAAGAGTGTTGTTCGAAATACAAAACGCTTCTCAGTAAT ATGGCAAAGTGTGATTCTTGTGGTCACCAAGGGAAGCTGAAGCAGAGTCTGGCTCTGTTTGGAGAAGTCAAACACTTCTGTGACCTGAAATGCCTTCTACACTTCTGCAGTAAAGTAGCGCAGAAGGACATTGCAG AGTTATTTCCTCTTCAATCTCCCAACACAACAAAAACCTCTCCTGTCATCACAAGTGTTGTTTCACTCGCTGAGGCTCTGATGCGTCGAGCCAAAACCTCAGTGGCCTCTGCCCAGcatg ATTCAAGAGGAACGTCTCCTGTCATCACCAGCGACATCCCAGCCTCTGCACAGAATG GCAAACATTCAGGCAAAGCTAAAGTCGTCGGACAT GCCGgcactcaaacaaaacaaaaggaaatgaAGAATAAATCCATGCTCTGCACTCCACTGATCCACAACAAAGGAGTGTCCTGCACAGCACAGACGGTGGAAACGGAAGTACAAACAG ACAAAGTTGATCCCAGCGTCGTCATCCTGCCTGTGCCCGTGTACGTTCCTCTGCCGATGAACATGTACAGCCAGTACACCCCCACAGCGGTGGCCCTGCCCGTCCCG CTGCCCGTCCCTGTCTTGCTCCCCATGACGGCAGCCGGCTCCGAACCGACGCCGAAAGAAACGAGCGAATCCATCAGTGGAGATCAAGACCTCAGTCCTGAGACGGAGGCTGGAGAGAACGACAGAAaccagacagaagaagaagaagaagaagagccacGAGCCCAACAagggagaaaagagggagaagGAACCCCCCAACCTGTTTTTAAGATGG ATTTCCCCTGCTGTTCTGTCCCTGAGCGCCTAACTTCAAACactccagaggagagagagggtcGCCAGCGTTCAGAGAGCCCTCCGCCGGTTCTGCCCCACAACGGCCACCTGAAGGAG GGTTCGGAGCCGCAGCAGTCGCCTGAGACACTTTCGGACGAAGCTTGTTTGAGAGACAAATCCACGAAGGCACACAAACTGCAGACTCAGTGGGGAGTTGATGTGTGGAAGTCGTGGGTCCAGTGGAGACAATCACAGACCAACCCAGGACCCATTTCCT CAGCCGTGATGTTGAAGGAAGAAGTCCTCCACTGCTCTGCTGAAGAACTGAGTGAAGGTCTCTGTTGCTTCATCAATGAGGTGAAACAAGCCAGCGGGGAGCCGCAGACCCCCGACAAGCTGTTCTACTTCTGCCTCTGCATTCAGCAG tATCTGTTTGAGAATGACCGTACAGAGAACATATTCAGCGATCTGATCtacagcaggttctcctccgaGTTCACCAAGGTCATGAAAAGCTTCAAACCCTCACCCACAGGCAGCG GCCCCGTCTCCTGTGTGGAGGAGGAGTTCCTGTGGGAGTGCAAGCAGCTGGGAGCCTACTCCCCCATCGTCCTCCTCAAcactctgctcttcttctcctgtaAATACCTGGGCTTCACCTCGGTGGAGCAGCACCGCAGGCTGTCCTTCACATACATCAGAAGCTCCAACAGAACCAAGGGCAACGTGAAGACCGCCTCCCTGCGCTTCTACACACCCAAAATAAGAGCCCAGGCAGAGCCGG ATACAGACGGCGTCCCTGCCAAGAAACGTAAGAAAAATGAGGAGAAGGGAGATTTTGTTGAGATGATTGAAAACTCGGAGAATCCGCTTCGCTGTCCAGTCAGACTCTACAAGTTCTACCTCTGCAAGTG TCCACAGTCTGTGAGGGAGCGCAGCAATCTCTTCCACCTTTGCCCAGATTACAGCTGCGTTCCCAGCAGCCCTCTGTGGTTCTCACCGACGCCCCTGGATGACGCCACCATGGAGGCCATGCTCGCACGAATCCTCGCTGTCCGAGAAATCCTGCAAAAAGACTGA